In Primulina huaijiensis isolate GDHJ02 chromosome 6, ASM1229523v2, whole genome shotgun sequence, a single window of DNA contains:
- the LOC140979877 gene encoding uncharacterized protein, which produces MPSTDSSSFPDYNLKHPSDHGHLERLLQSASPFLREELETVDANLPRLISVLRAAGAGECWHKHGSFLHHLLGVYRILKLWGAPDSVCLCGLFHSAYSNSYVNLAIFPPSSVGRDTVRGHVGDAAERLIHFFCIVPRQELIHDFLLFKYTDSELVEHLKLSEISLKKINEGEEVEEEECWRVKLQSLLPAQGINVKHIKTGEDVLVSRRVVAVFLLMTIADFSEQLFSFQDMLFENSDGRLEFTGNNTVLSLWPADGKPGLWMNSTSRMAAIYTLIVREEEMIKQMSGSKYESSPRDDDLELVIPPVFEGCTRILDASEQIVARDLYWEAICSDGKMELEKVEELLLGCVEKNPFVGEAHIVLGQVYLGMKRFEAAEAAAQRGLRLIVEWGSPWDKRISWQGWIAWGRVLLMKAKENAWPDNPWGILNLGLVK; this is translated from the coding sequence ATGCCATCCACGGATTCTTCATCTTTTCCCGATTATAATCTGAAACACCCGAGTGATCATGGCCATCTTGAGAGGTTACTGCAATCCGCCAGTCCATTCCTTCGGGAAGAGCTCGAAACAGTCGACGCCAACCTCCCTCGTCTGATATCGGTGTTGCGTGCCGCCGGAGCTGGCGAGTGCTGGCACAAGCACGGCAGCTTCCTCCACCACCTACTTGGCGTTTACCGCATACTCAAGCTGTGGGGCGCCCCTGATTCCGTCTGCCTTTGTGGTCTGTTCCATTCCGCCTACTCGAACTCGTACGTAAACCTTGCTATATTCCCCCCTTCCTCTGTTGGCAGAGACACCGTTCGGGGTCACGTTGGCGACGCCGCGGAGCGACTGATTCATTTTTTTTGCATTGTTCCCCGTCAGGAACTGATTCATGACTTTCTCCTCTTCAAATACACTGATTCGGAACTCGTCGAACACCTTAAACTGTCTGAGATCTCTCTCAAAAAGATTAACGAAGGAGAAGAAGTAGAGGAAGAAGAGTGCTGGAGGGTGAAACTGCAGTCCCTTTTGCCTGCACAAGGCATAAATGTGAAGCACATCAAGACAGGTGAAGATGTGTTGGTGTCCAGGAGAGTGGTTGCCGTATTTCTTCTGATGACAATAGCAGATTTCAGCGAACAATTGTTCAGTTTCCAGGATATGCTATTTGAAAATTCGGACGGCCGGCTCGAGTTCACTGGCAACAATACTGTCCTATCTTTGTGGCCAGCTGATGGGAAGCCTGGACTGTGGATGAATTCCACATCAAGAATGGCTGCAATTTACACCCTGATTGTCCGGGAAGAAGAAATGATCAAACAAATGAGTGGCTCTAAATATGAATCTTCACCTAGAGATGATGACTTGGAACTTGTAATTCCACCAGTTTTTGAGGGCTGTACAAGAATTCTCGACGCAAGTGAGCAGATTGTTGCGAGAGATTTGTACTGGGAAGCCATCTGCAGTGATGGGAAAATGGAACTTGAGAAAGTGGAGGAGTTGCTGTTGGGATGCGTGGAGAAGAACCCTTTTGTAGGCGAAGCTCATATAGTCTTGGGACAGGTTTATTTGGGGATGAAGCGGTTTGAGGCTGCGGAGGCCGCGGCCCAGAGAGGGCTGCGATTGATTGTAGAGTGGGGAAGTCCATGGGATAAGAGGATATCCTGGCAGGGATGGATAGCTTGGGGACGAGTGCTGCTGATGAAGGCCAAGGAGAATGCGTGGCCGGACAATCCTTGGGGGATTCTCAACTTGGGACTTGTCAAGTGA